In the Sinomonas cyclohexanicum genome, CCGTAGAACAGCGCGCCGTTGAGGATCAGGCCCGCCCCGATGCCCGAGCCGATCTTGACGAACATGAGGTTCTCGATGCCGTTGTGCGGTCCCCAGGTGACCTCGCTGAGTGCGCCGAGATTGGCGTCGTTGTCCACGAAGACGGGAAGTCCGAGCCGGTCCTCGAGGCGCGCGAGGATGTGGAATCCGACCCATTCCGGCAGGATGGCGCCCTGGACCACGGTGCCTGTTCGGTGGTCGATCGGGCCCGGGATCCCCGCGCCGACGCCCACGATGTGCTCGCGGCGAGTGCCGGTCTGCTGGAGCAGCCGGTCGAGCACCTCGACCGCTGCGGCGATGCTGACGTCGGCCTGGTGGCCGAGGGGCAGGCTCATGCTCTCCTCGGCAAGCACCTCGTACGCGAGGTTGGCCAGGACGACGCGCAGGTGCCGGCGGCCGAAGTCTATGCCGACGGCAACGGCCGAGTTGCTGTTGAGCCGGACGCTCAGCGCTCGCCTTCCCGAGCTCGTGGTCGGCTCGGTCGCGACCACGTTGGCGTCCTGGAGGACTTTGACGATGTTCGAGACGGTGGCCGTGGAGAGGCCGGTCTGTCGGGATAGCTCGGCCTGGGTGGCCGGCCCCGCCATGAGGGCCTCGACGAGCCGCTGTTCATTGAGCTTGCGCAGCGCGGATTGTGAGCCCGGATTGCCGGCGCCGCTCGTCCTCGAGCGCAGGGTGGAGACCATGATGTACAGCTTCCCCTCAGCGGAGCTTGTCGTCAAGAAATGAACACAAGATGGCTTCATCGCCACCACTCTGCTCGGCTACTAGTCTTGGCGCATGAGCCCTGTCATCGACTTCGGGGGGAGCACCCCGGATATCCATCCCAGCGCGTTCGTGGCCCCGACCGCGTCCATCATTGGCGACGCGCACCTCGCGGAGCACTCGAGCGCGTTCTACGGGGTCTCCGTCCGGGCGGACACCGCCACGATCACTGTCGGTGCCGGCAGCAATCTGCAGGACAACGTGGTCCTCCATGCCGATGCCGGCTTCCCCTGCACCGTGGGCGCCGGAGTATCGGTGGGGCACAACGCCGTCGTGCACGGCTGCACGGTGGGGGACAACGTCCTGGTCGGCATGAGCGCGACCATCATGAACGGCGCCGTGATCGGCTCCGAGTCACTCGTGGCCGCCGGCGCCGTGGTGCTCGAGGGCACTGAGGTGCCGCCGCGGTCCCTTGTGGCGGGGGTCCCGGCGAAGGTGCGACGCGAATTGACGGAGGACGAGGTCAAAGGCCTGTACCGCAACGCCTCGCACTACGTCGACCTGGCCCGGGCCCACCGCCAGGTCAACGGCCACTGACCCCGGCCCGACCTCGGTGCTAGGCGAAGACGACCGTCCGGTGTCCGTCCAGCAGGACCCGGTGCTCGGCGTGCCACTGGACGGCCCGGCACAGCGTGCGCCCCTCGACGTCGCGGCCCAGCCGCACGAGCTGGTCGGCCGTCTTGGAGTGGTCCACCCGGATGACCTCCTGCTCGATGATGGGCCCCTCGTCGAGCGCGGCGGTCACATAGTGCGCGGTGGCGCCAATGATCTTCACGCCGCGTGCGTGCGCCTGGTGGTAGGGCTTGGCGCCCTTGAACGAGGGCAGGAAAGAGTGGTGGATGTTGATGGCCCGGCCCTCGAGGGCGCGGCAGAGGTCGTCGGACAGGACCTGCATGTACCGCGCGAGCACCACGAGCTCCACCTCGTGTTCGGCGACGAGCTCGAGGAGGCGCGCCTCGGCAGCCGCCTTCGTCGCGGCGGTGACGGGGAGGTGCACGAACGGCACGCCGTAGAACTCCGCCATCGGCGCGAGATCGGTGTGGTTCGAGACGACCACCGGGACCTCGATGGGCAGCGTGCCGGTGCGCTGCTGGAACAGGAGGTCGTTGAGCGTGCGGCCGTCCTTGGAGCACATGATGAGCGTGCGGACGGGCCGCCCGCCGTCGAACAGGCCGAGCTTCATCGAGAACGCCTCTGCGACGGGCGCGAGCGTGGCCTCGAGGGCGGAGCGCGGGGACTCGGTCTCGACTTCCACGCGCATGAAGAACGTGCCCGTGTCCGGGCTCTCGTACTGCCGTGACTCGGCGATGTTGCAGCCTGCCTCGAGCAGCGCACCGGAGACGGCGTGCACGATCCCGGGCCGGTCGGGGCAGGAAAGGGTCACGATGAAGGTGTTGCGGTCCACGCGCCCTAGCCTACCGAGCGCCCGGCGCGGCCCTCAGCGCACGACGCCGGCCGCCTCCGCGCGCACGGGCCCCCGCCGCAGTTGCCGGGTCGCGGCAACCGCGGCGGCACGCCCGGCGCGGGTGGCCCCCACGGTCGAGGCCGACGCCCCATAGCCGACCAGGAACAGCCGCGGCTCGCGCACCACGGTGACCCCGTCCCGCCCCATGAGCACCCCGCCGCCGGGCTCGCGGACGTGCAGGGGCGCGAGGTGCCCGAGGGAGGCGCGGAAGCCGGTGGCCCACAGGATCGCGTCCAGCTCGAGCCCCGTGCCGTCGGCCAGGATCGCCCCAGTGGGAGTGATCCGTTCGAGCGGCCCGCGCGAGACGAGCACGCCGGAGTGCATCCCTGCGAGGTACTGCTCGGTGAGAGGCAGGCCCGTCGCGGCCGAGACGGAGAGTGGCGGGAGCCCCGCGCGGGTGCGATCGTTGACCCGGCGCTCGACGTCGACGCCCCAGTCGGCGTCGAACGGGGCCTCGGTCCACTGGGGCGGCCGTCGCGTGGACCAGAACGTGTGGGCACCTGCCGCGTCGAGCTGGAGGAGGAACTGAAGGGCGCTCGTCCCGCCGCCCATCACGAGGATGCGTTTGCCGGCGAACTCCTCGGCGGCGACGAAGTCACGCGTGTGCAGCTGCCGGCCCCGGAACGTCTCGCGCCCCGGATAGTGCGGCCAGTAGGGGCTGTCCCACGTTCCGGTCGCAGAGATCACAGTGTCAGCCGGCCACGAGCGGCCGTCAGCGGCGCGCACGAGGAGCGCGGCGCCGTCGTGCGTCCGCTCCACCGCGGCGACCTTCGCCGGTCGCACGATCGGCAGCGCGAACCTCCGCTCGAACTCGCCGTAGTAGCGGCGCACGACGGCAGACGCGGGCTCGTGCGGGTCCGGAACCTCGAGCGGGAGGCCCGGCAGCGAGTGGAGGTGGTGCGCGGAATCGAACGTGAGGGAGTCCCAGCGGTGGCGCCACGCGCCGCCCGGTCCGCCGTTCGCGTCGAGGACCACGAAGTCCTCCCATGGCGTCAGGCCGCGCTGGGCGAGCCAGTACGCAGCGCTCAGCCCGGCTTGCCCGGCGCCGATGACTAGGGCCTTGAGGACTGCCATCCTGCGACCCCTTTCCTTGACGAGTCAATTACTTCTGCTGGGGGAACGCCGGTACGGCGCGCCTTGTTCCCGTCCGGGGTAGACTGGGCGGGTCGCGACTGGCGTTGGGTGGGTCACCACCGGGGAGCGGCACACATGGGACACCGCGGATCGTACGCCTGGGCCGGGGGCCGAGAAGCCGTGCCTTCATGCTCCGCCATGCTGTTCCGGCGGCAGCCCCGGGGCCGGTAGCCTGACCAGTAGCCCCCGCCAGTGAACCAGGAGACCCCGTGAGCCCCACCACTCCTACCGTGTCCGCCGTCAGCAACCTCCCGCTTCAGGAGGTCGACCCCGAGATCGCAGCCGTGCTCGAGCAGGAGCTCGGCCGCCAGCGCAACACCCTCGAGATGATCGCCTCGGAGAACTTCGCCCCCCGCGCCGTTATGGAGGCACAGGGCTCGGTCCTGACCAACAAGTACGCCGAGGGCTACCCTGGCAAGCGCTACTACGGCGGCTGCGAGTACGTGGACGTCGCCGAGAGCCTCGCGATCGACCGCGTCAAGGCGCTCTTCGGCGCCGAGTTCGCCAACGTCCAGCCGCACTCCGGCGCGCAGGCCAACGCCGCCGCCCTCTCGGCCATGATCAACCCGGGCGACAAGATCCTGGGCCTCTCGCTCGCCCATGGCGGCCACCTCACGCACGGCATGAAGCTCAACTTCTCCGGCAAGCTCTACCAGGTCGCCGCGTACCAGGTCGAGGAGGACTCGTTCCGGGTCGACATGGACAAGCTGCGCCAGCAGGCCCTCGCCGAGCGGCCGCAGGTGATCATCGCCGGCTGGTCCGCCTACCCGCGGCACCTCGACTTCGCGGCGTTCCGCTCCATCGCGGACGAGGTCGGCGCCCTCCTGTGGACCGACATGGCCCACTTCGCCGGGCTCGTGGCCGCGGGCCTCCACCCGAGCCCCGTGCCCCACTCGCACGTCGTGACCTCCACCGTGCACAAGACCCTTGCGGGCCCGCGCTCCGGCGTGATCCTGGCCAAGGAGGAGTTCGGCAAGAAGATCAACTCCAACGTGTTCCCGGGCCAGCAGGGCGGCCCGCTCATGCACGTCATTGCGGCGAAGGCCGTGGCGTTCAAGATCGCCGGGTCCGAGGAGTTCAAGGAGAGGCAGCAGCGGGTCCTCGAGGGCGCCAGGATCATCGCCGAGCGCCTCACCGAGAAGGACGTCGCGGACGCCGGCGTCTCGGTCCTCACCGGCGGCACCGACGTGCACCTCGTGCTCGTGGACCTGCGCAACTCCGCGCTGGACGGCCAGCAGGCCGAGGACCTCCTCCACGAGGTCGGCATCACCGTGAACCGCAACGCGGTTCCCTTCGACCCGCGGCCGCCGATGGTCACCTCGGGCCTGCGCATTGGCACCCCCGCGCTCGCCACGCGCGGCTTCGGCGCGGCTGAGTTCACCGAAGTCGCGGATATCATCGCGACCGCGCTCAAGGGCGGAGCATCCGGTGCGGACCTCGACAGCCTCCGCGCCAGGGTGGACAAGCTGGCCGCAGACTTCCCCCTCTACCCCGGCCACGAGGAGTGGTGAGCGCCCCCATGACGCAGCAGACCTCCCACAAGGCCGTCGTCCTCGACGGCAAGAAGGCCTCGGCGGACATCAAGGCCGAGCTGGCCGAGCGGATCGCTGCGCTCAAGGCCCAGGGCGTGACGCCGGGGATCGCCACGGTGCTCGTCGGGGCGGATCCGGCCTCGCAGCTGTACGTGGGCATGAAGCACAAGCAGTCCAAGGCGATCGGGATGAACTCGATCCAGAAGGAGCTGCCGGCCGATTCCACGCAGGAGCAGGTCGAGGCCCTCATCGACGAGCTCAATGCGGACCCGTCCTGCCACGGGTACATCGTCCAGCTGCCGCTGCCCAAGCACATCGATACCGACGCGGTGCTCGAGCGGATCGACCCGGCGAAGGATGCGGACGGGCTCCACCCGACCAACCTCGGCCGCCTGGTGCTCAACGTCAACGGCAAGATCGACACGCCGCTGCCCTGCACCCCCCGCGGGGTCATCGAGCTCCTGCTGCGCAACGACTACGACCTCAAAGGCAAGCACGTCGTCGTGGTGGGCCGCGGGGTGACGATCGGGCGGCCGATGCCGCTCCTGCTCACGCGCCGCGAGATCAACGCGACGGTGACGATCGTCCACACCGGCACGCAGGACATGGGCCAGTACCTGCGCCAGGCGGACGTGATCGTCTCCGGTGCGGGCGTGAAGCACATCGTCAGGCCCGAGGACGTCAAGCCGGGTGCGGCCGTCCTGGACGTGGGTGTGACCCGCGAGAACGACCCCGCGACGGGCAAGTCCACGGTGTATGGAGATGTCCACCCCGGGGTCGCGGACGTGGCCGGCTATATGTCCCCGAACCCGGGCGGCGTGGGCCCCATGACCGTGGCTCTGCTCATGACCAACGTGGTCGAGGCCGCGGAGCGGGCCGCCGGCCTCGCCTGACCCCCGTCTGGGAGTCACCTCCTGGGAGTCACCTCCTGGGAGTCACCTCCTGTGGGTCGGACTCTGAAGGTCACGTTCCGGAGGTCACGTCCCGTGGGTGTTGACCCTCGGGACGTGACCCTCAGGAGGTGACTTCCAGCATGGGGTTCGTGGGCGCGTACTCCCGCCGGAGTAGGCGGCGGCTGCGGGTGTGCCGCACCCGGACGACGACGCGGGGCGGGCCGCGCGCGTAGGCTCGCCTCATGCGTGGGTCGCCTGAGGTGTGGACGCGCCCCGGGTGGGCGGTGCGCCCCAGATGGGCTGGGCGCCGACCGCCGTGGCCCCTCCGAGTCGCGGCCGTCGTCTTCCTCGCCCTGATCCAGGTTCTCGGCACGCACGGCGCGGCGTTCCGCCAGCCCGAGGCGCGCCCCCTCGACGCCCTCGCTGCGACACTCCTCGTCGCCGGGCCCGCGCTCCTGCTCGCGGTTCCCCGCAGGCCCGGGCCGGCGGCGGCCGCGGTCGTGGGCGTCACCCTCGTGTACTTCGCGCTCGGCTACCCGTGGGGTCCCGTGCTCGCCTCGCCCGTGTTCGCGCTCGTGGTCGCTACGGCGGCGGGCGCGCGCCGCTGGGGCTGGGGCGCGGGCGGTGCGATGGCCGTCGCGGCCGCGGTCTGGGCTCTGCCCGGCGGGGACTGGCTCAGGGCGGGGGCGGTGGCGGCCTGGATCGCCGTCGTGCTCCTGATCGGCGAGGGGCTCCGCGTGCGTCGGGAGCGCATCGCCGCGCGCCGTCGCGAATGGGAGTCACACCGCCGCGAGGTGCGGGACCAGGAACGCCTCGAACTCGCCCGCGACATCCACGACATCGTGGCCCACTCACTCTCCCTCATCAACGTCCGCGCGAGCGTGGCCCTGCACCTGGCCGAGAGGAAGCCCGAGGAACTCGTGCCCGCGCTCGAGGCCATCAAGCATGCGAGCCACGAGGCCCTGGGCGAGGTGCGCGAGCTCCTCGGCGTCCTCCGCCAGGATGCCCCCGTCACCCCCGAGGACCCGCTCGGCCGCATCCCGGGGCTCATCGAGGATGCGCGGGGGACCGGGCTCGCCGTGGCCCTCGACGCACGGCTCGACCCGCCGCCGTCGCCCGCCATCCAGCGGGTGGTTCACCGAGTGGTCCAGGAGGCGCTCACCAACGCGGTGCGCCACGCGGGCGCCCGCCGCGTCGAGGTGAGGATCGCGCGCGAGGGCGGCCGCGTTGTCGTGGACGTGCACGACGACGGCTCCGGGCTCCGCGGGTCCGCCCCCGGGGCGGGGCTCACCGGCATGCGCGAACGCGTCGAATCGCTCGGAGGGACGCTCGCCCTCACGGACGACGGCGGGCTGCGGGTGCGGGCGGAACTGCCGGAGGGACAGGACGGGGCCGCCCGGTGATCCGCATCCTCGTGGTCGACGACCAGGCCCTCATCCGTGCCGGCTTCCGCGCGCTCCTCGACGCCGAGCCGGACATGGAGGTTGTGGGCGAGGCCGGGACCGGAGCGGAAGCGGTGGCCCTGGCGGCGAGGCTCGCGCCCGACGTCGTGCTCATGGACATCCGGATGCCCGGTGGCGACGGCCTCGAGGCCACCCAGACGATCCTGTCCGCTCACCCGGAGGGACTGAGGGTGGTCATCCTCACCACGTTCGAGCTTGACGAGTACGTCACCGGCGCGATCCGCGCTGGAGCGAGCGGCTTCCTCGTCAAGGACACGGAGCCGGCGGACCTCCTCCGGGCCGTGCGTGCCGTGCACGACGGCGACGCGATGCTGTCGCCGTCCGTCACCCGCCGGCTGCTCGCTCGGCTCGCGGCCGAGAAGGGGCCCGCGGGGGCGCCGTCGCCGACGGCCGACGGCGGGCTGCTCACCGAACGGGAGCGCGAGGTCCTCGCGCTCGTCGGGCAGGGTCTGAACAACGCGGAGATCGCGGCGCGGCTGTTCATCACGCCGCTCACGGCGAAGACCCACGTCTCGCGGGCCATGACCAAGCTCGGGCTACGCGACCGGGCCCAGCTGGTGGTGCTCGCGTACGAGTCCGGGCTCGTGCGGCCGGGCTGGCTCGGCTGAGCCTGCTCCGAGCGGAGTAGCCGGCCCCGGGCAAGTGACTCCCGGGGGCCGACGCGGGAGCAGTGCCAGCTGGGAAGACTGGAATCAGCGGCTGAAGGCCAGCCGACGCAGTCCCGAGGAGATCGCCATGCTCACCGTACTCGACGCCACAACCGCCGCAGACCCGACCATCCACTGGGCTGGGCCCTGGTTCCCGTGGTTCCTCATCTTCCCGTTGTTCTGGATCCTCGCCCTGGCCCTCTTCTTCGCCGTGGGCCGCCGCTTCTGGTGGGGCCGGCGCGGGCAGGGGGCGGACACGGGCCGCTTCGGCCCCGGCCGTGGATACTCGGGGGCGGTCCCGAACGGCCCGGCGGCCGCGGAGGAGATCCTCCGTGAGCGCTACGCCCGCGGGGACATCGATGAGACCGAGTACCGCCAGCGGCTCGAGGTCCTCCGCGGCGCCGAGCCGGGACCTTACTACCAGGCCTGAAGTGCCACCGGCTGCCCCGCTGACCTGGGGGTCAGCTTCCGGGAGTCATCTCCGAGGGGCCAGCTCTTGAGAGTCAGGCACGAGAGAAAGCAGTCAGGTCCCGAGGGTCGCGCGAGGTGACTCTCAGGACCTGACTCCCAGGAGGTGACTCCCAGACGGGCGCGGGGCTAGGCCTGGGCGGCCGCCGCCTCCGAGGTGCGGTTCTGGGCGAACATCGTGGCGCCGCTGGCCTGCTCGGCCTCGTGGTCCGGGCCGAGCGGAATGCCGGGGCGGTCGCGCAGCATCAGGACGGCGGCGATGGACACGAGGGTCGCAATCAGCAGGTAGACCGAGATCGAGACCGTAGAGCCGGTGGCCTGCAGGAGGGCCTGGGCGATGGTCGGTGCGAATGCGCCGCCGAGGATCGCGCCGATGGCGTAGGAGATCGACACGCCGGAGAAGCGGACGGAGGCTGGGAAGATCTCCGAGTACCACGCGGCCTGGGGGCCGTAGGTCAGGCCGAGGCCGACCGAGAAGAGCACGAGGCCCGTGTAGAGCCCGGCTACCGTTCCCTGGTTCACGAAGAAGAACACGACGAACACCATGATCAGCTGGATGGAGAAGCCGATGAGGTACGTGTTCCGCCGGCCGATCCTGTCTGCCAGGTAGCCGGCGGTGAGGGTCGAGAAGAACCACACCGCCGCAGCGACGGTCACGGCCAGGAGCACCGTGGTGGGATCCATCTTGAGCTTGCCGGTCGCGTAGCCCTGGAGGAAGCCGCCGGTGGTCATGTAGCCTGCCGCGTTGTTGCCCACGAAGACGAGGGCGGCGAGGATCACGAGGTGCCAGTGCTTGCGGAAAAGGGCGACGATCGGGACCTTGGTCTGCTGGCCGCGCTCGGCGATCTCGGCGAACACGGGGCTCTCCTCGACGGAGCGGCGCACCATGTAGCCGACTCCGATGAGCACGACGCTGAGCAGGAACGGCACCCGCCAGCCCCAGTCGAGGAACGCCTGGCCGGGGGAGACGAGGCCGGTCATGATGGCCATGACGCCCGAGGCGAGGAGCATGCCCAGGGGCACACCGAGCTGCGGGAACGCGCCGGCCCGGCCGCGGCGGTCCGCCGGGGCGTGCTCGACCGCCATGAGGACCGCGCCGCCCCACTCGCCGCCGGCCGAGACGCCCTGGAGGATGCGGAGCAGGAGAAGGAGGATCGGGGCGGCGATGCCGACCTGGGCGAATGTGGGCAGGACACCGATGAGCGTCGTGGCCGCGCCCATGAGGATGAGCGTGATGACGAGCATGGCCCTGCGCCCGATCACGTCGCCGAAGTGCCCGGCGAGGAATGCGCCGAGCGGGCGGAACAGGAACGAGATGCCGACCGTGGCGAAGGAGAGGAGGAGGCCGATGTCCTCGCCGGCCGGCTTGAAGAACAGCTGGGCGAAGACGAGCCCGGCGCCCGTAGCGTAGATGAAGAAGTCGTACCACTCGATCGTGGTACCGATGATCGTCGCGAAGGCGACGCGTCGCTGCGTCGACGCGTTGGCGGCGCTGGATGAGGTCATTGCCTGTCCTTGAGGGGTGCTGGGTGGAGCGGTGACTCTATGGTGAGCCACAGCACTTCCACATGTAAACATCAGAGATATGCGAATAAAGTTCTGTTGTACTTAAGAAGCTGATCCTTGACTCCTGCGGTCCTTCTCTGTGAGGTGGTGACGATGGCGGATGTGACGCTCAGGCAGCTCGAGCTGTTCGCTGCCCTGCCGGACTTCGAGACGCTCAGTGCGGCCGCGGTCCACCTCCACATCTCGGAGTCCGCGCTCTCCCAGGCCATCACGGGGCTCGAGAGGAGCGTGGGGGAGCAGCTGTGCGTACGCCGCAAGGCGCGGGGCCTGGCGCTGACGCCCGCGGGCCAGCACTTCGCGGTGCAGGCGCGCCGGATCCTCTCGGACACGCGGGAGCTCGTCCTGGACGCGCGCCGGGGCGAGGAGCTGCGCGGCCCCGTGAAGCTGGGCTGCTTCGCCAGCTTCGCCACGAGCGTGGTGCCCGAGCTCCTCGAGGGCTTCCCGCGGCGGCATCCGGGAGTGGACCTCGAGATCACGGTGGGCACGAACGACGACCTGCTCCCCGCGCTCGAGTCCGGCCGCCTCGACGTGGCGATCATGTACGACATGTTCCTGCCGGTCGGGTACAGCCGCCGCGAGATCTATGCGACCGAGCTCGAGGCCCACCTGCATCCGGACCACCCGCTCGCGGCCCGCAGCACCGTGGACCTTGCCGACCTCGCCGACGAGCCTCTCATCCACTACGAGGCGAGCCCGAGCACGCTCAACACGGTCGAGGCGTTCGCCGCGCGCGGGCTCGAGCCCAGGATCGCGGCCCGGGTCCCGCAGATCATCCTCGTCGAGGCGCTCGTGGGCCGCGGCGTGGGGTACGGCCTGCTCATGTCCCGCCCCAACGTGCTCCCGGTGAGCCTCGAGGGCCGGCCCGTTGCGGTGCGCCGCCTCGATCCGCCTGCGACTCGTGCCCACGTCGTGGGCATCTGGCCCGAGGACATGGCCCTCACGCCGCGCGCCGCCGCCCTCCTGGACTACGCGGTCGAGAAGCTCGGCTGCTACGGGCGCGCAGCGCAGGACGCAGAGCGCAGCAGGGAGACGCACGACGGCGCTGGGCCGGCTCCCGCGGGCGGGCGGACTCATGCGGTGACCGGCACCGCCCGCGAGTAGGCCTTCACGTCGAAGGACGGGTCGGCCAGGTCCTCGGGCGAGAGCGGCCTGCCGGCGCCGAGGATCCGGCGCGCGGCCATGTGGTCCGCGGGGCTGTTGACGCTCTCGACGGCGAGCAGCGCCGCGCCCTCGTGCGCGCCGTCGAACGAGAAGACCGAGAACTTCCCCGACCCCTGGTCGCCGCGGACCACGCAGTGCGCGCCCGGGCGTCGGAGGCCGGCGATCTGGACCTTCGTGGGTCCCTGATGGCTCCAGAACCACGGCAGCTCCCGGTACTCGCCGGGATCCTCGCCGAGCAGCGCGGAGGCGAGGTGCCGCGCGTGGTCGGTCGCGTTCTGCACGGACTCGAGCCGGATGGTCCGGCCCGCGTGCGTGCTCGGGAAGCTCGCGCAGTCGCCGATGGCGAAGATGTGGGGGTCCGAGGTGCGCAGGGCGCCGTCGACCGTCACCCCGCCGGTCTCCGCGTCCACGGCGAGTCCCGCTGCCGCCGCGAGCGCGGTGGCGGGGGAGACGCCGACGCCCACCACCACGACGTCCGCGGGAAGCTCGCGGCCGTCGGTGGTCACCACAGCGGTCACCCGGCCGTGCTCGCCGCGGAGGGCGGCGACGCCCGTGCCGAGCTCGAGCCGCAGGCCGTCGAGCGTGTGCCTCCGGGCGAGGAACGCCGAGACGGCCGGGGACACGGAGCGGCGCAGGGGCCGGTCAGTGGGGGCCACGACCGTGACGTCCACACCCAGTGTCCGCGCGCCGGCCGCGAACTCGAGCCCGACGAACCCGGCGCCGACCACTACGGCGTGCCGTGCGCCGTCGAGCGCCGCCCTCGCGGCCCGCGCATCGGCGAGGGTGCGCAGGGACACGACGCCGCCGAGGTCTTCGCCCTCCACGCCGAGCGAGCGGTTGTCCGCACCGGTGGCCAGTACGAGCGCCGTATAGCCGATCCGCTCGCCCGTGCTGGTGACGATCTCTTGCGCGGCCCGGTCGACCTCGGCGGCGGAGACGCCCCAGAGGGCGCGGATGCCGGAGTCCTCGAAGAACCGCTCGCCGCGCAGCGGGAGGGGCTGGGCGTCGTCGGCCGCCGAGATGAAGTCCTTCGAGAGCGGCGGGCGCTGGTACGGCAGCTCGGACTCGCGCGAGAGGAGTGTGATGGGGCCGGGGAATCCGCCGGTGCGGAGCGAGTCGACGAGCTGGACGCCGGCGTGTCCCGCGCCCACGACCACGACGTGGTCCGATTCCGTCAGCACGTCACACCTGCCCGTTCGGGACGTCGACCACGAGCGCGTCGCTGCCGCCGCACGTGATCTGGCAGCCGAGGCGGCTGCGCGTCCCGTCGCGCGGGCTGGCGGTGCAGTCCAGCATTTCGTCCTCGTCCTCGCTGATCTCGGGGAGGCCGTCGAGGTACTCCGGGCGGACCAGGACGTGGCATGTGGCGCACATGGCCTGGCCGCCGCACTCGCCGACGATACCCGGGACGCCCGCCGTCACGGCGGCGCGCATGACTGAGGTGGTGGGATCGACGGTCAGCACGGTCTCGGCGCCGCTGGGCTGGACGTAGGTGATGGTGGGCATGGGGTCTTCCTTCGTGGTCGTGGGGCGGAGATGGGCGGGGTGCTTCGCTGGGGCGTGGTCAGTCCCAGTCGACCGGGAGCTCGAGCATGCCGCGGAACACCCAGCCGCCCTCGCGGGCGGGGCGCTCCGAGAGGCGCAGGTTGGGCAGGGCCTCGAAGAGCCTCGGCAGGGCCACCTGGGCCACCGAGGTGCGGGCCACCCATGTGCCGGCGCAGAAGTGGGCCCCGCCGCCGAACGCGAGGTGCGGCCTCTTCTCGCGGTTGAGGTTGTACGCCTCGGGGTCCTCGAACTGGGCGGGGTCCCGGTTCGCTGCGCCGACGTTCACGCCGAGCCGTGCGCCGGCGGGAAGCGTCACTCCGCCGATCTCCACCTCGCGCGTGGTCTGGCGCGGGTACATGCCGATCGGGGCGACCCAGCGGACGGCCTCCTCGAAGGCCGCGGCCCACAGGCTCGGGTCGGCGAGGACCTGGTCGAGCTGGTCGCGGTGTGACAGGAGGGCCCACACGGCCGTGCCGATGACGTCGCGCGGTTCGTTGAGGCCGCCGCCGATCGT is a window encoding:
- a CDS encoding ROK family transcriptional regulator, which translates into the protein MVSTLRSRTSGAGNPGSQSALRKLNEQRLVEALMAGPATQAELSRQTGLSTATVSNIVKVLQDANVVATEPTTSSGRRALSVRLNSNSAVAVGIDFGRRHLRVVLANLAYEVLAEESMSLPLGHQADVSIAAAVEVLDRLLQQTGTRREHIVGVGAGIPGPIDHRTGTVVQGAILPEWVGFHILARLEDRLGLPVFVDNDANLGALSEVTWGPHNGIENLMFVKIGSGIGAGLILNGALFYGHVGVTGEIGHATIDEHGPVCRCGNRGCLETVASTTTMSELLSPREPAPLTPDEIVRRALTGSAPVLRVLDDAGLAVGRALGGVANLINPEVIVIGGPLADLGELLLAPIRRGLLRHAVPVIGETTTVAMSALGARAEVLGAAALVFQNADISHHA
- the purU gene encoding formyltetrahydrofolate deformylase gives rise to the protein MDRNTFIVTLSCPDRPGIVHAVSGALLEAGCNIAESRQYESPDTGTFFMRVEVETESPRSALEATLAPVAEAFSMKLGLFDGGRPVRTLIMCSKDGRTLNDLLFQQRTGTLPIEVPVVVSNHTDLAPMAEFYGVPFVHLPVTAATKAAAEARLLELVAEHEVELVVLARYMQVLSDDLCRALEGRAINIHHSFLPSFKGAKPYHQAHARGVKIIGATAHYVTAALDEGPIIEQEVIRVDHSKTADQLVRLGRDVEGRTLCRAVQWHAEHRVLLDGHRTVVFA
- a CDS encoding NAD(P)-binding domain-containing protein, translating into MAVLKALVIGAGQAGLSAAYWLAQRGLTPWEDFVVLDANGGPGGAWRHRWDSLTFDSAHHLHSLPGLPLEVPDPHEPASAVVRRYYGEFERRFALPIVRPAKVAAVERTHDGAALLVRAADGRSWPADTVISATGTWDSPYWPHYPGRETFRGRQLHTRDFVAAEEFAGKRILVMGGGTSALQFLLQLDAAGAHTFWSTRRPPQWTEAPFDADWGVDVERRVNDRTRAGLPPLSVSAATGLPLTEQYLAGMHSGVLVSRGPLERITPTGAILADGTGLELDAILWATGFRASLGHLAPLHVREPGGGVLMGRDGVTVVREPRLFLVGYGASASTVGATRAGRAAAVAATRQLRRGPVRAEAAGVVR
- the glyA gene encoding serine hydroxymethyltransferase; this translates as MSPTTPTVSAVSNLPLQEVDPEIAAVLEQELGRQRNTLEMIASENFAPRAVMEAQGSVLTNKYAEGYPGKRYYGGCEYVDVAESLAIDRVKALFGAEFANVQPHSGAQANAAALSAMINPGDKILGLSLAHGGHLTHGMKLNFSGKLYQVAAYQVEEDSFRVDMDKLRQQALAERPQVIIAGWSAYPRHLDFAAFRSIADEVGALLWTDMAHFAGLVAAGLHPSPVPHSHVVTSTVHKTLAGPRSGVILAKEEFGKKINSNVFPGQQGGPLMHVIAAKAVAFKIAGSEEFKERQQRVLEGARIIAERLTEKDVADAGVSVLTGGTDVHLVLVDLRNSALDGQQAEDLLHEVGITVNRNAVPFDPRPPMVTSGLRIGTPALATRGFGAAEFTEVADIIATALKGGASGADLDSLRARVDKLAADFPLYPGHEEW
- a CDS encoding bifunctional methylenetetrahydrofolate dehydrogenase/methenyltetrahydrofolate cyclohydrolase, encoding MTQQTSHKAVVLDGKKASADIKAELAERIAALKAQGVTPGIATVLVGADPASQLYVGMKHKQSKAIGMNSIQKELPADSTQEQVEALIDELNADPSCHGYIVQLPLPKHIDTDAVLERIDPAKDADGLHPTNLGRLVLNVNGKIDTPLPCTPRGVIELLLRNDYDLKGKHVVVVGRGVTIGRPMPLLLTRREINATVTIVHTGTQDMGQYLRQADVIVSGAGVKHIVRPEDVKPGAAVLDVGVTRENDPATGKSTVYGDVHPGVADVAGYMSPNPGGVGPMTVALLMTNVVEAAERAAGLA
- a CDS encoding gamma carbonic anhydrase family protein; this encodes MSPVIDFGGSTPDIHPSAFVAPTASIIGDAHLAEHSSAFYGVSVRADTATITVGAGSNLQDNVVLHADAGFPCTVGAGVSVGHNAVVHGCTVGDNVLVGMSATIMNGAVIGSESLVAAGAVVLEGTEVPPRSLVAGVPAKVRRELTEDEVKGLYRNASHYVDLARAHRQVNGH
- a CDS encoding sensor histidine kinase, with the translated sequence MRGSPEVWTRPGWAVRPRWAGRRPPWPLRVAAVVFLALIQVLGTHGAAFRQPEARPLDALAATLLVAGPALLLAVPRRPGPAAAAVVGVTLVYFALGYPWGPVLASPVFALVVATAAGARRWGWGAGGAMAVAAAVWALPGGDWLRAGAVAAWIAVVLLIGEGLRVRRERIAARRREWESHRREVRDQERLELARDIHDIVAHSLSLINVRASVALHLAERKPEELVPALEAIKHASHEALGEVRELLGVLRQDAPVTPEDPLGRIPGLIEDARGTGLAVALDARLDPPPSPAIQRVVHRVVQEALTNAVRHAGARRVEVRIAREGGRVVVDVHDDGSGLRGSAPGAGLTGMRERVESLGGTLALTDDGGLRVRAELPEGQDGAAR